Sequence from the Ochrobactrum sp. Marseille-Q0166 genome:
CCGTTGATGCCGTGGCCCCATAAGCGAATTTGTCGAAATCAAAGAGATTTTCGCGCGCAAAAACCGACATGGTTTTTGTCTGGGCATTGTTTGGTGTCAGTACGTAAATCAGGTCAAAGATGCGCAACGCATCCAGCATACGGAAGATAACGGCGACCATCAGGGCAGGGCGTATCAGCGGAAGTGTCACGCGCGTGAAAACTTTGATCGGGTGAACGCCATCGATTTTAGCGGCTTCGTAAATGTCAGATGGCACCATTTGCAAACCGGCAAGGATCAGCAGCGCCATAAAAGGCGTCGTCTTCCAGACATCGACAATCAGAACCGCAATCATGGCCGTGTCCGGATTGGCGGTCCAGGCGATTTTCTGGCTGATAATGCCGAGATTGAGCAGAATATGATTTAAAATGCCGAACTGGTCGTTGAACATCCAACCCCACATTTTGGCCGACACAATGGTCGGGATGGCCCATGGTATGAGGATTGCGGCACGCACCAGTCCGCGGCCTCGAAATTGCGCATTCAACACCAAAGCCACGATCAAGCCGAACAGTGTTTCAAGGCTGACCGAGAAAATTGTGAATCGGATGGTGTTCCATACGGCATCCCACCAGGCCGGGTCCGCTAGAAGCCCGCGATAAACTGTCTTGCCGCTCTTGAGGGTTATCCATGTCAGATAATTCTTGAAGCCGACAAATTCGGCAGTCGCTAGACTGGTCAACGATGCATTGGTGAAGCTGAAATAGATGGTACGGAGCAGCGGCCATCCAGCAACGAGCGCCAAAACAAGAAGTGTCGGTGCAAGAAACAACCACGCAGACTGAATACGCTGCTTGTGGAGGTCCGAGTGGCGTCGGGTTCCCGATGCCGCTCTTGATGCATCAAGAGAGGTCTCCGTCATGATTTTCCTTTAAAAAATCTTGCGCTTGAAAATATGCGTTCGGATTGCTTGGGTCGATAATCCGAACGCCGCTTGAACAGTCCTTACCAGCCAGAACCTTCGAGTTCGGTCAGTTCGACTTCAAGCAATTCAAGGTTCTCAGCTGCGGTTCCGTTTCCGGAAAGCGTTTTATGCACCGCATTCCAAAACTTGGACGAAACCTCATTGTATTTCACCTTGGTAGCAGCTGAAGGGCGAGGGACTGCGTTTCGGAATATTGGTTTCCAGTTCGCCATAAAAGGCTGTGCTGCGATGATTTCCTGATCATCGTACAGAGCTTGAATCGTTGGAAGGCGAGAAATTTCAATAGCCTGTGTCTTTTGCACTTCGGGTGAAGCGAGATATTTCACCAGCGCAATCGCGGCATCCTGCTTTGTCGAATATTTGGATACGGCTAGGTTCCAGCCGCCAAGTGCAGAGGAGGGGGCCTCGCCGTCCGCGCCTGCGGGTAAAGGTGCGACGTCAAACTTGCCCTTCACCGCGCTGTCGTCATTGTTGCCGAGCGCATAAGCATAAGGCCAGTTTCGCATGAAAACGGCATTGCCTGTCTGCCAGACACCCCGAGATTCTTCTTCCTGATAGGCAAGCACACCTTGCGGCGAAATGGTGTTAATCCAGCCTTTTGCTCGGTCAAGTGCTGCTGCGGTCTGTTCATTATTCACCGAAATTGTACCATCGGCCTCAACGATTTGGCCGCCGCCCGATGATTTGACCCATTCAAGGGCGTTGCAGGTCAGACCTTCATATGCATTTCCCTGAAACACAAAACCCCAGAGGTCGGCTTTGCCATCTGCACGTTCTTTATCCATGATTTCTTTGGCAGTTGCCGTCATTTCACCCCAAGTTTTCGGGACGGGTTTGCCGTATTTTTCAAGCAAATCCTTACGATAGAAAAGCGCTGGTGCGTCGGTGTAAAATGGCAGAGCGACCAGCTTTCCATTCACGGTTTGCGAGGCAACGATTGAAGGAAAATGTGTGCCAGTCACATCTTTGGTGGCTTCGGTCAGATCCACAAACTGATCAGAGAGCTGTGGCGCCCAAACAATATCTGTTTGATAAACGTCGATATCGGCATTACCCGCTGCAAGCCAAAGTCGATACTGGCTGAATTGCTCGCTGCTGGATGACGGCATGGCAACGATATTGACTTTATTGCCGGTGTCTTTTTCAAATTTCGAAATCTGCTCTTGCAGGAATTTTATATTGTCGCCGGTTGAATTTGCGGCAATTGAAATTTCAGCGGCTGTAGCAAACGTTGTCGTCAGCC
This genomic interval carries:
- a CDS encoding sugar ABC transporter permease, with the protein product MTETSLDASRAASGTRRHSDLHKQRIQSAWLFLAPTLLVLALVAGWPLLRTIYFSFTNASLTSLATAEFVGFKNYLTWITLKSGKTVYRGLLADPAWWDAVWNTIRFTIFSVSLETLFGLIVALVLNAQFRGRGLVRAAILIPWAIPTIVSAKMWGWMFNDQFGILNHILLNLGIISQKIAWTANPDTAMIAVLIVDVWKTTPFMALLILAGLQMVPSDIYEAAKIDGVHPIKVFTRVTLPLIRPALMVAVIFRMLDALRIFDLIYVLTPNNAQTKTMSVFARENLFDFDKFAYGATASTVLFLIIAAITVLYMFFGRVNLSGKGE
- a CDS encoding ABC transporter substrate-binding protein, whose translation is MNMLKGGLTACVALGLTTTFATAAEISIAANSTGDNIKFLQEQISKFEKDTGNKVNIVAMPSSSSEQFSQYRLWLAAGNADIDVYQTDIVWAPQLSDQFVDLTEATKDVTGTHFPSIVASQTVNGKLVALPFYTDAPALFYRKDLLEKYGKPVPKTWGEMTATAKEIMDKERADGKADLWGFVFQGNAYEGLTCNALEWVKSSGGGQIVEADGTISVNNEQTAAALDRAKGWINTISPQGVLAYQEEESRGVWQTGNAVFMRNWPYAYALGNNDDSAVKGKFDVAPLPAGADGEAPSSALGGWNLAVSKYSTKQDAAIALVKYLASPEVQKTQAIEISRLPTIQALYDDQEIIAAQPFMANWKPIFRNAVPRPSAATKVKYNEVSSKFWNAVHKTLSGNGTAAENLELLEVELTELEGSGW